From Candidatus Cloacimonadota bacterium:
AAAATCATTCTATTGCTCAACTTTCCAGATGGTATCCAGAATTGTTCCATCAACCCATTCCACTACGGCTACAGCTTCATTAGTAAGTTTTGGCTTGGCAGGTGTGCCACAGATTGCGTCAATTTCTGCTTTCAAATCATGAATATCACGAATTGGTAAACCGGAGTCTTTGGTTGCTTCAATCAGATCTTTTCTGAGTGGATTGATACAAATGCCACGTTCGGTAATAATAACATCAACCATTTCTCCCGGAGCAACAAGAGTCGTAACTTTATCTTTGATAACAGGAATACGATCACGGAAAGAAGGAACTGTTAGGATAGTACATTTAGCCATCATACAGTTCTGAAAACCACCAATTCCATGCAGCATTCTTCCATCGCTGTGAGAAACGCAATTTGCATTGAAATTAACATCAACCTCCGTACTTCCCAAGACAATTGCATCCATCATCGATGCAATGTTTCCTTTGGAATGATAATCGTAAGATTCAAATACGCCTAAAGCTATATGATTAGCATTATCGCGTATGGATTTTATTGTTTCCAGATCAAAAGCCTGTCCTTCCAGCAAATAATCTGTTAATCCTTCTTTCAGCAGTTCTACCTGATATTTTGTGTTTCCTCCCAAAATAGCTCTGGCTTTAATGCCTTTTTTCAGCATGATCTCTTTTACGAATTTAACGAAAGCCAGAGATGTTCCACCAGCTCCGGCTTGAAAGCAAAATCCATCTTTTACAATGCCGGCAGCATCGACAAATTTGGCACAATATTCTGCAATAAGAAGCCGATCTGGACTTTTGGTTATGCGGGTTGTACCAGAAACAATTTTATCGGGATCGCCAATTTTATCGACCATTACAACGTAGTCTACATCACTTCCCATAATTTCCCAGGGATAGCAGGGATAGGGGATTAGAGTGTCAGTTACGACGATAGTTTTATCGGCATTTTTAACATCAGCTTTGGTAAATCCCATCGGGCCAAACGGATGCTTTCCCAATATGCCATTTGCATTTCCTGTCATATCGGCTGCAGAAGCACACATTACTGCGATGTCGACATGGACTTCACCATCAGATATAGCTCGGTATCTGCCACCATGACTGCGTAAATATCCCATTCCCTTCATTTTTCCGTGGCTGCAATAATTTCCCAGCGGTCCATTTAAACTTCCTTCAATGTGATGAATAACACCGGATTCAAGATGCTTGATAAGAGGTTCATTACAGGGAAAAGCAGCACTGGGCAGCCAACGTAAATTTTTCACTCCCAGTTCTGCTGCAATATCAAAAATAAGGTTGGAAACAAAATCACCATTGCGATAATGATGGTGAGTAGAAATAGTCATGCCGTCCTTTATACCGGCTTTGCTGAGAGCTTCTTTCAGATTTTCCACGATTTTATTTCCATCTTTTGGATAGTCGGCACTTGTGGGAACGCGTGGTGAAGCACCGGTATGAGTAGGTTTATATTTTCCTACACCTTGGAAGGCAATAACTTCTCTTCCATTTACAATAGTTGGAACCACTCTTCCAGCGGCATTTTTTACAAATTTATCTGCTTTTTTCATTATTTGTTTCCTCCGGTTTTTTTACCATGAGGTTCTATATTACCTCCGATATCAGCAAGTTTAAGGGTTCGGAATGCACGCTTCACAACTGGTGCATCGATCATTTTGGAACCAAGAGAAACCACACCTAAACCTTTTTCTTTTGCTTCATTGTAAGCAGCTACGATGTTCTGCGCTTTTTCGATTTCCTTTTCTGTTGGTGCAAAGTTTTCATGAATCACAACGATCTGGCGCGGATGAATACAACCCATTCCGTCAAATCCCAGAGCTTTGGAATTCAATACGTTTTGCTTGAGAGCTTCCATGTCATTAACATCGGAAAATACAGAATCGATTGCCTGAATTTTGGCAGCTTTGGCAGAGTTAACCACTTGTGATCTGGCAAAGAAAGATTCTTTTCCTTCGTTAGTTCGTTGTGTTCCGATATCAGCAGTGTAATCTTCCAAACCAATTGCCAGAGCTACTACATTTTCACCTTTGGCAATTTCATAAGAATTAATGACGCCAAGTGCACTTTCTATGATCGGCATCAACCAGATATTATAATCCAGTTTCCTGGCTTTTTTGATTTCAGCTATTTTTTCATTCACTGCTTCTATTTGATCTGCGCTTTCTGTTTTCGGAACCAGAATTAAATTTACATGCTGCGGAACAACATGATCCAGATCTTGCAGTCCAGCAGGAAGCTGGTTGATACGTACAGCTCTTTCAGCACCGTAAAAATTTACAGAACGTAGTGCATTTCTTACCATGATTGCTGCTTCAAATTTCTTATCGGGAGCCACAGAATCTTCCAGATCCAGAATAATCTCGTCCGGTTTATGAAGTCCTGCATTCAAAGCTAATTTTGGAGTATTTCCCGGCAAATACAAACGCGATCTTCTCAGCTTATCTTTTTCGGTTTGATTGAAATTTTGAGGCAGAATATCCAATAAAAATTCTTTCTCTGTCTCGATAGCTTTTTTGATGGCAGCTTCCACACGTGCAGCGATCACATAATCCAATGATCCTCGATCTTCTAAAGTCAATTTAGCGTTTTTGATACCAAAAAATTTCAGTTCAGCTTCTATCAGAGATTTGATATGATCTCCAAAATAAGCTTCCAACTTACTGATAAATTCGATCTGCAAGCTACCACTATCGGTTAATTCGATCGTAGCTTTGCAATCAGAACGAACTTTTTTTCCATAATTTCCGGCAGTTCCGATTTTTGCCATAACGTCTCCTATTTTATGTTTTATTTTAAAAATTTATTTAAATATTGGTAATCTTTTTCAGGTTTTCCCTTATGAGTGATACATGCCTTTTTTATCTCATCTGGAAGATCAGAATCTAAGATTGGCTGGGAATAATCAAATTTGAGCATTCTTTCCAAAAATGGCATTAAAGCTTCTGAAAAAGTATCGGAAGCTTCTTTGGAAAATTCGCAGGGAAGGTTATCCACTGCCATCACTGCAACTCCTTCACCAGAATAACCCATTGTAGCTTTTCTACCATTCGGATCGTAAATAAATACCGGATCATCTGGCCAGGTCGGTTTAATGGTAGCAGCTACAGAACCATTGATATCACAGGAGATATCTCCAATAATCAATAATTTATTGCTTTTCTTCAGATACTCATCTGGCAGGAAAATCGGAGATTCTGGACTCCAGTAAATTGCATTCAAATAAATGCTGCAGAAATCCAGGAATTCCTCCATTTGTGATTCGTATTCTGTGGGATGGAAATAATAGTGCTGGAGTTGGAAAGCACCGCCATCTTTACGTTTTACCATGTGTCTTTCTTCAAAGGTAGAAATGTAGATTTTATTATTGGAAAGTTGAGCTTGTTTTGCTGCCAGCTCTTCCGGTTTTATCTCTTCAAATGGGAGTGCAGTCAGAATTTTTCTGGCTCCGAGCGAAACGTGTCCGTATCCCATCAGGAAAACATTTAACGGACAGATCGCTTCGGGCAATCCATTTTCTTCGATTTCTTGTCCGATCTTTTCCAACTGTTCGATTGCGGTATCCACGGAATCATATTCATATGCTTGCTTCACTTTTAAAAATGGAGTTTCGATTCCCATTTCTTCTTTCAGCCTTTTTCCTAAACCGTGCAAGGTTTCAAGCATGCCGGCATTTCCAGCGTATTCTCCAAAGAAAACCAAACGTCGATTTGTCTCATCGGTAATTTTTTCATAATCTAAAAGCGTGATATTATTATCTAAAATATACTGCAGCATCGGCATATTGTAATCTTGCCCTTTGATGACATGTGAAAAGAAAAGATGCGGTTTTCCAGGTTGTAGGTCTTCGATTTTTATTTCTTTAACTCCAATAATGAAATCACATTGAGAGAGGTCATTATCGATAACGGCTCCGGTATTTTTATATTCTTCATCTTTATAAATTCTAATTTCCGAAGGTTGAACTATAACTTCAAATCCTTTTTCGATCAACTGCTTCACAGCTTGCGGATTCAGAGGAACACGTCTTTCCCATTTATTTTTTGTCTCTTTTACAATGCCTAACTTTTTCATATTTGATCTTTTCCTTATTAATAGTATTTTTCTTCGATCTTAATGCCAAGTTTATCCAATTCCTGCAAAACAGGCTGATAAATTTCTTTGTATTTCGGCATAATTACACCGGTTCTTTTGATTTTTCCCGCTAAGATCAAATGAACGCCAATTGCGGCAGGAAGCGAAACAGTACGAGCCATGGAAGTATCTCCGTTTGGAATTCCATGATCTATCATTGTGGAAGTGATGCGCTGTTCTTTTCCGGCAAAATCTGCAATAAATTCGTGATGTAGAACCAGGAGATCACGTTCTCCTTTTTCGTACTGCATCTTATCCAACATCAAAGCAGTAAGAACATCAATTCCAGCACCTTTTTTTAGTGGAATTGGAGTGTCATCAAAAAATCCCAGCCAGGCCATTTTCTTCAGAATAATACTTGATTTTGAAATATTGTATTTCTCTGCAATTGCTGTTTTCAGACAAGCATCTTTGGAAAGCTTCATCATTTTGGTAAGAATGAATTCTCGAACCGTTCCACTCAGATTCTTGTAAACTGGTTCCTGCTTGAAGAATCCCATTTTTCCAAAAATATACCAGAGATCACAATGGCTGATCTTTCTAAAAGTTCCCCGATACATGGTTTTTACATTTTTCAGATTATATGTTTTTATGTAGCTGAGAGAATCACGATTTGGATAAGCTTCGAACACGCCTGCTCCAGGAACTTCTACCAGCCAGTAATGACTGAAAAGCTCTTCACCTGGAATTTTTATAACGTTATCATCTTTTAAGTATGTTGCTCCATTTCCGGCAGCTGTAAGCACACCTTTGGGAGCCCAGGAAAATTTGTAGCCCAGCGGATTTGTATCTGCTTCCGGAGCTGGCAGACCGCCACAATAACTCATAAAACTGACGATATTTCCACCCTTTTCCTGCACTTCATGAAAGATCTTCATAGCGCTCATATGATCAATTCCGGGATCGACGCCAATTTCATTTAAAATGGTAATTCCTGATGATTTGGCAGCTTCATCCAATTTTCTCATAGCTTCGCTAATATAAGAAGCTGTTACCATATGTTTTTTTAGTTTTATGCATTTTTTGGCAATTTTCGGATGCATTGCTGCTGGCAATAAACTTACTGCCAGATCACAGTTTTGGATCAATCTTTCTACATGTTTTTCATCTTGGGAATCAAGCTGAACTGCTTGAACATTTGAGTGTGGATCGGCCAGTACTTGAGCTTTTTCCAAAACAATATCTGCAACAGTTGTTTCGTATTGGTGGTTTGCGAGGTAATCAACCATTGGTTTGGTAACTAAGCCTGCGCCAAAAATGACAATTTTTTTAGGCATTCTTGAACTCCAGTTATTCAACTATTTTGGTGAACACTACTTAAAATTCGTAATTAGATGTCAACCTTTATAAGTAGATTTATTGGCTTTTCCTCATTATTTGACAGCTGAAAAGTTTAATACTTCAAGAGGAAGAAAAATTTATCGGTTCAAGAACCCTTCCACTAATTACTTGTCCTGCTCCTTTTTATATATGATAAATGCCCCCAAAATTGGTACGAAAATTATCAGGATTATCGAAATTATTAAAATAATTTGTCCAATACCAGTTATATTTTTCCACAATCCAGCAATAAATAATATCAAGCCGCCAAGTGAAAAACTCCAACCTGCCAAACGATGTGTTTTCCTCCAGACAATTTCTGAACTCAAAGTCCAGGGAAGACGCACTCCCAAATAGAAATTGGATGGAATTTTTGGCATTAAATTTCCTAAAAACACAAACATTAAGCCGATCACCAGAAGTACGAAATTCACTTTTGTAGATAATATACCTTTAGCCATCAGCAATGAATAGATATGAATAACAGCAAAGAAGAATACAAGTATATTAATAAAGGAAGGCAGAATTTTTTTGAATCTTTCAGGATCATTTCGATAGCGGGGAGATAACGTGGGAAAGAAGACAGCCAATAAAATTATTATCAGGTTAATTCCTGGAAAAAGCAGAATTGCAGTCCATTTTCCACTCCAACCATCGATTTCTCCTTTGAAGTTCCAGTGGGTAGGAACTTTCGCATCATCTGGGAGTGAAAGTCCGATATAAAACGATAGAAAAATTTGGATCAGAAGTA
This genomic window contains:
- a CDS encoding saccharopine dehydrogenase NADP-binding domain-containing protein produces the protein MPKKIVIFGAGLVTKPMVDYLANHQYETTVADIVLEKAQVLADPHSNVQAVQLDSQDEKHVERLIQNCDLAVSLLPAAMHPKIAKKCIKLKKHMVTASYISEAMRKLDEAAKSSGITILNEIGVDPGIDHMSAMKIFHEVQEKGGNIVSFMSYCGGLPAPEADTNPLGYKFSWAPKGVLTAAGNGATYLKDDNVIKIPGEELFSHYWLVEVPGAGVFEAYPNRDSLSYIKTYNLKNVKTMYRGTFRKISHCDLWYIFGKMGFFKQEPVYKNLSGTVREFILTKMMKLSKDACLKTAIAEKYNISKSSIILKKMAWLGFFDDTPIPLKKGAGIDVLTALMLDKMQYEKGERDLLVLHHEFIADFAGKEQRITSTMIDHGIPNGDTSMARTVSLPAAIGVHLILAGKIKRTGVIMPKYKEIYQPVLQELDKLGIKIEEKYY
- a CDS encoding citrate lyase subunit alpha (citrate-ACP transferase, the alpha subunit catalyzes the formation of (3S)-citryl-CoA from acetyl-CoA and citrate), with the protein product MKKADKFVKNAAGRVVPTIVNGREVIAFQGVGKYKPTHTGASPRVPTSADYPKDGNKIVENLKEALSKAGIKDGMTISTHHHYRNGDFVSNLIFDIAAELGVKNLRWLPSAAFPCNEPLIKHLESGVIHHIEGSLNGPLGNYCSHGKMKGMGYLRSHGGRYRAISDGEVHVDIAVMCASAADMTGNANGILGKHPFGPMGFTKADVKNADKTIVVTDTLIPYPCYPWEIMGSDVDYVVMVDKIGDPDKIVSGTTRITKSPDRLLIAEYCAKFVDAAGIVKDGFCFQAGAGGTSLAFVKFVKEIMLKKGIKARAILGGNTKYQVELLKEGLTDYLLEGQAFDLETIKSIRDNANHIALGVFESYDYHSKGNIASMMDAIVLGSTEVDVNFNANCVSHSDGRMLHGIGGFQNCMMAKCTILTVPSFRDRIPVIKDKVTTLVAPGEMVDVIITERGICINPLRKDLIEATKDSGLPIRDIHDLKAEIDAICGTPAKPKLTNEAVAVVEWVDGTILDTIWKVEQ
- a CDS encoding HpcH/HpaI aldolase/citrate lyase family protein is translated as MAKIGTAGNYGKKVRSDCKATIELTDSGSLQIEFISKLEAYFGDHIKSLIEAELKFFGIKNAKLTLEDRGSLDYVIAARVEAAIKKAIETEKEFLLDILPQNFNQTEKDKLRRSRLYLPGNTPKLALNAGLHKPDEIILDLEDSVAPDKKFEAAIMVRNALRSVNFYGAERAVRINQLPAGLQDLDHVVPQHVNLILVPKTESADQIEAVNEKIAEIKKARKLDYNIWLMPIIESALGVINSYEIAKGENVVALAIGLEDYTADIGTQRTNEGKESFFARSQVVNSAKAAKIQAIDSVFSDVNDMEALKQNVLNSKALGFDGMGCIHPRQIVVIHENFAPTEKEIEKAQNIVAAYNEAKEKGLGVVSLGSKMIDAPVVKRAFRTLKLADIGGNIEPHGKKTGGNK
- a CDS encoding SdpI family protein; the encoded protein is MSAKYFRIAVIILLIQIFLSFYIGLSLPDDAKVPTHWNFKGEIDGWSGKWTAILLFPGINLIIILLAVFFPTLSPRYRNDPERFKKILPSFINILVFFFAVIHIYSLLMAKGILSTKVNFVLLVIGLMFVFLGNLMPKIPSNFYLGVRLPWTLSSEIVWRKTHRLAGWSFSLGGLILFIAGLWKNITGIGQIILIISIILIIFVPILGAFIIYKKEQDK